A region of the Litchfieldia alkalitelluris genome:
AGCAGTAAAGTGTAGCCAACTGGAGAAGCGTTCATTTATTCACCCATTTGATGATGAAGATGTTATCGCAGGGCAAGGAACTGTGGCGGTTGAGATATTAAATGATTGTGAAGAACCAATTGATGTTGTATTGGCAAGTATTGGTGGTGGAGGGCTGATATCAGGTTTAAGTACATATCTGAAAAGTATTTCACCCAAAACTAAGATTGTTGGAGTAGAGCCTGCAGGTGCACCGAGTATGAAGAATTCTATTCTTAACGGGCAATTATTAACACTAGATCATATTGACAAGTTTGTTGATGGTGCAGCAGTAAAAACAGTTGGCGAAAAGACCTTTGAGATTTGTAAAAAAGGGATTGATGATATTGTTGTTGTTCCTGAGGGAAAGGTTTGCACAACAATACTTGAGCTTTATAATGAAAATGCAATCGTTGCAGAACCTGCAGGAGCACTCCCAATCGCTGCACTTGATTTTTATAAAGATCAAATTCGTGGTAAAACAGTAGTTTGTATAATAAGTGGCGGAAATAATGATATAGGTAGAATGCAAGAAATTAAAGAGCGTTCGATGATTTACGAAGGATTACAATATTACTTTATTGTCGATTTCCCCCAACGTGCAGGTGCACTTAGGGAATTTCTGGATGAAGTTCTAGGGCCTACAGATGATATTACCCGCTTTGAATATACAAAAAAGAATAATAAAGATAACGGTCCAGCATTAGTTGGTATTGAGTTGAATAATAGAAAAGATTATCAAAAGTTAATTGAAAGAATGGCGAAAAAAGGGTTTCCTTATACTGAAATAAATAAAGATAGTAATTTGTTTAACCTCTTAATTTAGTTAAAACTTCGAATGCTGTTAACATAGTTAGACAGACTTCTCTACATTTTTAATGTATAATTAAGGAAACAAGTGAAAAAGAGGATTGATATTTTGCTTACCAAAAGCCTAGAGTTCAAAGACAAGAATGGACAGAAGGTTAAAATTATTGATATCCCAGTTTTGGAAAAAGGCAGTTCCTATCGATTTATGCTCAGAATTCGTTTAGAAGCATTTATGATGAAAATTCTTGAAGAAAATGAACCGAAAAACGTATATTCTTTTAAAGAATATCTAAAAAATGTTTTAAAATGGCATGATTATGTGCAATTATACAAAACAGATATGTTATTAAATAATGCTTAAAAATTGCTTTGTTTGAAACTATACTGATTGTTATGTTAACAATCAGTATAGTTTTTTTATTTCTTTATAAAGACTTATTATAATATCTAAAAGAGTGTAATGATTTAGAGCGTAACAGAACGAACATTCTCTATTACTGGTAATATTTACAGTAACAGAATTTTGGATTAAGTATGAGGATACTCTATCTTATTTGTTAAAAGAAAATTGAATGTTTTATATTCACAATATTTTAATTTTTCGAAATTAATAATTCTCTTTTAAAAGAGGAGATTTAAAAATTTAGTCGAATAGTGTAAGTGATATTTATTAAACTAAATTTTTTCTGGATTGAGGAAAATAGATGATAAATAATTTCCGAAGAATGAGCTTCTTTAAAAAAACAATCATCATATCGACAGTAAGTGTGTTAATTGTTGGAATATTAACTGCTTTTATTAGCTTTAAGATTCAAACTGATTTGACTAAACAGTTATTATCTGATCAAGCAGTAAGCCTTGCTAATCTTTGGAAGACAACCATGTCTGTTAATGATATTGAGAGAGCTAAGACAGCAAATTCTGACGACAATCCAGCAGTAAAAAGACTGTCATATTTATTAAGTAAAATCGATGAAAAACATTCAACCTTCTCTCAAGCGTACTTATTCCCGGCCGAAATCCCAGAAAATCGAGTTTTTGAACCAATTGCTACTCCACAAATACTGCTAGATAAAGGATTCGGTTCAACATCATCATACAAAGCGAGTCATGAATTTCATCATGCTTTTTCTAAAACAATCTCAACAAATGTTAGTTCATATACAGATACATATAGTGATCAATTTGGAACATGGATTACTGCTTTTTCTCCCATATTTAATCAACATGGAAAAATGGTTGCTGTTTTGTGTGTGAGTATTGATTCCAGCTTCATCTATCAATTTCAGATAAATATCCTTGTTTCATTATTGTTGTCTTGCGTAGTTATCTTTCTAATCACCTTAATACTTCAAACTTTAAGCATGAAGAAGGTTATGTCTCCTCTTAAGGAATTGTTCATAGGGTTTCATGAGGTGAGTAGAGGGAATTTTAATATAAAACTAAAACCTAGTAACGATACTGAAATTGGTGATTTAAGTCTTAAATTTAATGAAATGACGAAACAACTTCATATTTTATTTGAGCAACTTGATGCCACGTCGGAACAATTATCCCATAAACTAACAAATTCAAAGGAACTCCAAGGCTTTGAAAAAGCAATAGGCGATATGGATCGAATCATTCAGGATAGAAAGATACAACTAGAACTCCAACGTGCTGAACGGATGAATGCAATTGGTCAGTTAGCGGCTTCAGTTGCACATGAAATTCGAAATCCAATGACTGTTGTAAAAGGTTTTTTGCAAATCTTCCATTCCAAAGAAATAATGAGCGATGAGGAAAAGGAATATATTCAATTAATGATAGCAGAAATGAATCGTGCAGAGACGATTATCAATGATTACCTATCAATGGCCAAGCCTGATATTGAAGATATAGAAACAATAAATTGTACAGAAATAGTTAAAACCGTTACAGACCTCATTACGTCTTATGCAATGTTGAAAAGTAATATCTCTATCAACTTACAAATAGACGGAATATATATCGTTAGAGGAAATAGATCCGAACTTAAGCAAGTACTTTTAAATATCATGAAAAACGCAATAGAGGCGATAAAAGAAGAAGGTCTATTAAGTATAAAACTAACCAAAGAGAACGAAATGATTAAATTTATTATTACTGATACCGGAATTGGGATGACAGGGGATGAAATCACTCGCCTTGGTACGCCCTTTTACTCATTAAAAGAAAAGGGGACAGGTATTGGACTTATGGTTTGTTATCAAATAGTTGAAAGAATGAAAGGCAGCATTGAGGTAATAAGTAAAAAAAATAGAGGAACTAGCTTTATCGTCTCACTTCCAGATGCTGAATAAAAAAGATAGCTGCCTCCTAACTAAGATGATCTTAGAGGAGACAGCTTCTTTTAGCTTTCTTTGTTTGTATCTCCAAGTTCTAGCTTTTTACCACCTATTGAAATATAGGAATACACATCCAATTCAGGTTTTGCTTTTGACATTCCCTGAATATAAGGTTTAACTAAATCTTTAAAATCTTCACTAACACCCTCTTCTTCACATAGTCCGTAAACGTACATCTTTTTTTCGTCGAACAGAAATGTAACATAACCTAAGGCTTTATCTGTTTGATTTACTACATTGATAATTTGAAACTCTGGTGTCATTAATTCTGGGGAAAGAAAAATCTGCAACCTTATTTCCTCCTTTTATCCTAAGTAAGTTGTAGTTTATTAAAAAGTGAATCATTTGTACTTTCATTAGGTTTTTTCTTTTTAACATGAATTAATGCTAGACATAATAACCCAACCACAAGAGTCAATGATGCAGTGGCTAAGAACATTCCTGTTCGTGACCAATTCATTAACCAACCAAATATAGGTGGTCCAATCGCAACCCCTAAAAATCTAACAGAACCATAAAGAGAAGTGACAAAACCTCTTTTTGCTGCATTAACAGAACCTGTTATTAAACTGTTTAGACAGGGGAGAACAAGTCCTGTACCGATACTGCTTATTACTAAAATTGAAATAAAGGGTACAAGTGATTCAAAAAACACTAATGTAGCAAATGAAATGGTCATTAGACCTGTTCCAATCAATATTAATTTTTTCATTAAGGGCATGTTCTTTCCGATCTTGCTCCCTGTGATATAGGAAGTTGTTGTCATAAAAAGAAGTGGGATGGCTAGTATAGCACCCTTTAATACACCATCTATTTTATATTGCAGCTCTAAAACATCTGATAAATAAAACAAAATACCAAATAAGGTGAATAAACAAGTTGCACCTGCTAAATAAGCTGTAAATAACCAGCGTCCTTCGTTTTTAAAGATTGTAAATAGCCCTTTGATATACTTACCGACTGAAGGGGGCTCTTTTTTTTGCTTTTTTTCTTTAACGAAGAAAATTGTAAGTAAAATTGAAAATAGACAGAATATAGGAAACGCATAAAAGGCTGCATACCAGAACAATAAGGCAAGTAATGAACCAATGATCGGAGAGATAACTTTTCCAAACCCGTTTGAGGCTTCTACCAGACCAAGGACCTTACTTTGTTGCCCACCTTTATATAAATCTCCTGTTAATGCCATTGCAATTGGTGCAGTGCCTGCTGCCCCAATACCTTGCATTACTCGTCCAACCATAATCCACATATAGGGATTTGCAAACCAAGTTGTAGCCAAGCCAGCTAATAAACCTCCAATTCCATAAAGAATTAAGGCAGGAACAATAATGGCTTTCCTCGAGAACCGGTCAGATAAATACCCTAGAACAGGTATTGATACAGCAGCTGCTACAGAAAATACGGTTATAACTAAGCTAACCTGAAATTGATTAATGCCGAGCTCCTTTTGCATTTGTGGTAAGACTGGAATAAGCATTGAATTTCCGAGTACAAGGATAAGAGGAATTGATCCAATAGCTACGATTGTCATTCCTGTATTTTTTTGACTGGACAAGTAACTTGCAACTCCTTATACATAAATTTAATACACTTGTATCTTTCCGTTTTACGTAAAAGTCTATTCCTTAAATAAAAAGCAATACGTTTGTAATATTTGGATGAAAAAAATTGGGACTGCATTATGGCCCAATCTATACACCATTTACCTATAAGTGAATAACATATCAACTGTAAAGTAAAGGAGGCGTATATCACGATGGAGTTTTTGGATTTACCTAAAAGAACGTCAAAGAACAGATTATACGGTATAACTTCGATCGCAGATTTTGGAACTCCGGTAGGACAGTTGCAGGATATTCTCAATGACTTTCACCCATTTATTGATATAGCAAAAATTGGAATTGGCTGTGCGTATGTTACACCAAATATTGAAGACAAAGTTCAATTATATAAGAATTTTAATGTAACGCCATATTTTGGTGGTACCTTATTTGAGAAATGCTACTACCAGAAGAAGTTAAAGGAATTTGTAGCAATGCTACAATCACATGAAATTGAATGGATAGAAGTGTCAAATGGTACGCTTGATATCTCATTGGATGAAAGAATTAATTTAATAAAGAAATTAAAAGGAACCTTTAATGTTGTTGGTGAAGTTGGTTCAAAAGATGCCGATAAGGATCTTTCAATCCCAGAGTGGACGAATGAAATCAACCTTTTGCTTGAAGCAGGTTGTAAATATGTCATAACAGAAGGAAGAGATTCTGGCACAGCTGGTATATATGACCGGAATGGGAAAATAAATAGTGAGTTAATTGCAGAAATGTCTAAAGATGTGGATATTAATAAGGTGATATTTGAAGCTCCAACGCCTAAAAATCAGATGTTTTTTATAAATGCATTTGGATCCAACGTAAACTTGGGGAATGTGAAATTACAAGATACATTAGTTCTAGAAACCCAAAGACGTGGATTACGCAGTGAAACTTTTTATTTGGAGGATGTTCAATGCAAATCGCCGTTATAAGGCATTTACCAACAAAATGGAATCAGCGGGGAGTGCTTCAAGGGAGTAGGGACATTCCCATACTACCTATTTCAAAAGAGACAGAAGATGTTATTAAGCAGAATAAGAAACACTTAGACCTTTTAGGAGCACCAGATTTTATATTAACTAGTTCTCTAATAAGGACTCATGAAACAGCTAAGTTATATGGATATCATTCTTTCCAGAAAGAACCTTTACTTGATGAGTTGAATTTCGGTGAATTCGAAGGATCTCCTAAGTCTTTACTTATTCAAACTCATAAACGAAAATGGCTAGAGCAGCCAAGGGATCTTATTTTAGGTGAACCTCTAGTTGAATTTGAACAGAGAATTTTTAAGTTTTTAGAATCTTATAAGGATTTTTCTAATCTCATTGTATTCGGTCATGGATCATGGATTAGGGCATTATTATCGATTAAACAAAGTGGGTCAATTAATCATATGAATCAGGTTGAAGTTAAAAATAATGATTTAAACTTACTTGAATTTTAATTACGATAAAAAAGAGAGAGATCCTTGAAAAAAATCGAATTTTTCCCAAACAAGATAGATTGCAGAAAGGAGAGGTTGAGGTTGAACGAATTATTGACTTACGAGAATTGGAAGCAAGATGATGCTGACGACATAAATCATAAAATAAAAGACTACTTTGAGATGCTGAAATGGGCCTACTCCACATATCCAAAATATGACATCGTTTATGCCTGTAGTTTTGGTGCCGAGGGTATGGTCTTAATCGATTTGATCTATAAAGTTAAAAAAGATGCGAAGATTGTATTTCTAGATACAGGAGTTCATTTTAAAGAAACATATGAATTAATTGACAAGGTTAAAGAGAACTATCCTCTCTTGGATATACAACTTAAGAAACCAGGGTTGTCGCTAGATGAGCAAAGGGATAGATATGGTGATGAATTATGGAAGGTTAATCCAAATCTTTGTTGTCAGCTTCGTAAAATTGAACCATTAAAAGAGGTATTAGGAGAAGCAAAAGCATGGATTTCAGGGTTAAGAAGAGATCAATCTCATACTAGAAAACATCTTGAGTTTATTAATAAGGACGATAAATTTGGACTTGTAAAAATATGTCCTCTAATCCATTGGTCATGGGATGATGTGTGGACATATATTAAGTTAAACAATCTTCCCTATAATGAATTACATGATAAGAACTATCCAAGTATTGGCTGTGAACCTTGTACCCAACCATCTTTATCTAATGATTTAAGATCTGGTAGATGGGCAAATCATGAAAAAACCGAGTGTGGTTTACATCTTGATAAATAATACAAGAAGCCATAGATATGAATAGGAGGTATTTATTTTGACGATTAGTAAACCACATGGTGGAAAACTAGTAGACAGAGTGAAATTAGACTATAAATTAAAAGCGGGAATGCAACAGGTTGAAATCGATGAAGTTGCATTAAGTGACTTAGAGTTGATTGCAATTGGTGCTTATAGCCCACTCAGTGGGTTCTTGGGGAAGAAAGATTATGAATCCGTCGTCCAACATATGAGACTTACAACTGGAGAGCCATGGTCAATTCCTATAACTTTACCAACCTATGAATCAGACGCAAAACAAATTCAAGTAGGTGAAGAGATTCTACTTGTCAAAGATGAGGTAGTTTATGGTGTCATGTTAGTTGAGGAAAAGTATAAACCAAATAAAGAGATTGAGGCATTTAAAGTATTTCAAACAACAGAAAGAGCACATCCTGGGGTCAAAAAGTTATATGATAGACCAAATGTCTATTTGGGTGGTCCAATTACATTAGTGAAAAGACCTGAAAAAACTAAATTTGAAAATTATTATTTAGATCCAAAACAAACTAGAGATATTTTTAAGCATCTTGGTTGGAAGACAATTGTTGGTTTCCAAACTAGAAACCCAGTGCATAGAGCACATGAATATATTCAGAAAACAGCATTAGAAACAGTAGACGGACTGTTTTTAAATCCGTTAGTTGGAGAAACAAAACAAGATGATATACCAAGTGATATTAGGATGGAGAGTTACTTGGTTTTACTAAAAAAATACTATCCAAAAAACAGAGTCTTTTTATCAGTATTTCCGGCAGCGATGAGATATGCTGGACCACGAGAGGCAATATTTCATGCGATCGTAAGAAAAAATTATGGCTGTACACACTTTATTGTCGGTCGTGATCATGCGGGTGTTGGAGATTATTATGGAACGTATGATGCACAGAAAATCTTTAGTCACTTTTCTAAGGATGAACTAGGTATTCAACCATTGTTTTTTGAGCATAGCTTTTATTGTTTAAAGTGTGAAAATATGGCATCAGCCAAAACATGCCCACATGATAAAGAAGATCATGTAATATTATCAGGTACAAAGGTAAGAGAGATGTTGAAAAACGGTCAAATGCCACCAAAGGAATTTAGCAGAGCAGAAGTTGTAGATGTGTTAATTAAAGGAATGAAAAAATCATTCACAAAGATTTAAAGGGTGAAATACATGGAACTAAGAGATAATATTGTTTGGCATAATTCAGTAATTACAAAGGGTGATAGGCACCGTTTAAATAATCACAAAAGTGGTGTTTTATGGTTTACTGGTTTGTCTGGTTCAGGGAAATCTTCACTTGCGAATGCTATGGATAGAAAGTTATATGAACTTGGTGTTAGAAGTTATGTACTAGATGGGGATAACATCAGACACGGACTTAATAAAGGATTAGGATTCGACAAGCTTGACCGACAGGAAAACATTCGAAGAATAGGCGAAGTCTCTAAATTATTCGTCGATAGTGGTCAGATTGTTAGTACAGCTTTTATTTCTCCTTTTCGCGAAGATCGTGAAACGGTTAGAAACCTTTTTGAACAAGGAGAGTTTGTTGAAATCTATGTGAAGTGCCCACTTGATATCTGTGAAACAAGAGATCCTAAGGGTTTATATAAAAAAGCGAGAACTGGTGCTATTCAAAACTTTACAGGAATCGGCTCCCCGTATGAAGAACCTGAATCTCCAGAGTTAATAATAGATACTAGTAAACTTTCAGTTAAAGAATCAGTTGATATGATTATTGAATACTTGATTGATAGAAACTTACTATGTAGATAAATTTCACTTTTTTCTCCAACTGTAATTAGGGGAGAAGAATGAGGGCACTCTCATATGATAAATAAAATCAATAATATTTGTTGATATAGACTGACAAATAATCGCGAATATAACGATTTTTAAATCGATTACAGTTGCAGTTAAAATAAAAATAAGAAGATTTATCCACATCATAATCTTGCCAGGTGACCAATTATAGCTATTGGCAATCATTAAAGCGGGGATAACCATTCCCCCACTTGAAGCACCATTTCGAATCAAAAGTCCTACGCCGACACCAAATAAGATACTTCCAATTAATATATCCGCGATTAGGTTATGATGGTAATTACCCATTGATGAAGTGATCATACTAACAGTTACTGAAGTAATTGTTACTGATAACATGGTGCGGATAGTCCACGTATACCCGAAGTATTGTAAAGCTAATATCAAAAATGCAAAATTAACAAGCCATAATGAAAAGCCAAGTGGGAGATGGAACCAATGGTTTAAAATGATAGCTAACCCTGCGGCACCACCTGAAGGAATATTATGCGGAAATAAAAAAACAGACATGGCAACCCCTTGAAATATTGCTCCAATAAATATGAACGTAAGATTCAGCATGGATTTGGTCATCATTTTAGGTGACCTCTCTGACCATGCTGTTTATTATATAATTCAATTCAAATCCCCCCAATGCATTCCTTGTCCATTATATGTGTACAAGTTTCAGATTATGTATCTGCTCTGGAAGAGCTGAGATAAAATCTATTTCTTTTAAAACAAAAATAAATCTGATAAAATCAGTTTATATGTAGATTTAGCTAGGAGATGTTAGAAATGAAAATGAAATACATACTTACGTTGATGTTTTGCTTATGTTTATTATCAGCGTGTAAAAGTAATGAACAAGCTATGAATTTTGAATTTACAGATCAAGATGGATCTGCTTTTGGTTCAAGTAATTTAGAAGGAAAAGTGTGGGTAGCGAACTTTATATTTACGAACTGTAACACTGTGTGTCCTCCAATGACTGCACATATGGCCAAATTACAGCAGATGTTAGAAGATGAAGGTGTACAAGCTGAATTAGTTTCTTTTACAGTTGATCCTGAAGTGGATAATCCCGATACGTTAAAATCTTTTGCAAATAACTTTGACGCAGACTTTGCTAATTGGCATTTTTTAACTGGTTATAGTCAAAAAGAAATAGAGGATTTTGCTAAAGAAAACTTCGCAACACTTGTACGAAAACCAGCTGATCAAGAACAAGTGATGCATGGAACATCATTTTATGTTGTTGATCAAAACGGGAATCTTGTTGAAAGTTATAGTGGTGTTGAGGATACCCCATATGAAGATATTATAGAAAAAATTAAAGAACTAAATTGATACGAGAAGGCAAGATGCATTATTGTTTAAATGTATCTTGCCTTTATATATATATAATGTTTTCGTATCTATTCCCAGGAACCTGACTCTAGGTCTAATTCAACTGGGGGTAAAGTAAAGGGGGCTTCTAAGATGAATCAAAGAATAATTTAAGACAAATCTTGTTCACTATTATTGATGCCATCACTTACAATGGTTTCAAGTTCATTCCAAAAAAATTCTTTTCCAAAATAAGTCTCGCATTCAAGGATTTCCTCAGCTTCATCTATCGTATTTACTTCATGCTTTTTATTCAAGCTGTCTTTATGTTTCATTAGTAAACACTCCTTTGTTTTTTTTAGAATGTAGTAATTTACTTAGAATGGTTTGAATTGCATTCCGATCAATCGATTCATGAAACTGTTGTATTGCCTTTTTAAAAGGCTTTAGTTGAGTATCTAGGGTTAGAATGATACCATCATCTAAGTTGTCAAATTCATCCCAGTGTTCAAAAGGGATTACTAAATGCTGTTTTTTTAATTCATGTAGATTTATTTGCTCTTGGCCGGGTAGAGCGTGATAAATAAGTGCAGGAATTCCTTTTGAGAGACACTCACTTATCGTAATTCCACCGGGTTTGGTGATCACAACGTCTGTTTCTTTATAAATCCTGTTCATCTCTTTTCGGCTAGAAATGTAAGGAAATGCTTCAATTAGCGGATTATTCAATTGCTTCACTTTTTTATACAACGTCTCATTTTTACCACACAAAATACGATAGTTAATTTTTTCACTTTTAGCCATCTTAGGGATTAATTTTTCAATCATACCAACTCCTAGGCTACCGCCCATAACTGTACAATTTTTATAATTCGTAAAATCCTTAATGTTAGAACGAGTAATCAGCGGATGGACTGGAATTCCGGTTATATATATTTTATGTTCTTCTACTCCATTTTCTTTTAGAGTCTCTTTTAACGCTTCATGAGGGACAAAATGATAATCAATATACTTTTTACCCCAAAAGCTATGTATAAAATAATCTGTATATACATTAATTATGGGGGTATTAATCATTTTGTTCTTTTTTAGTACATTTAACATGTACGAAGGAAGAGCATGGGAACATATGATTATATCAGGATTCTTTTCTTGGATTAGTCTTTTCATAAATGGTAAAAATAATTGCTCATATAGTTTATAGGACTTCTTTTCTTTACCCTCGTTATAGACCTGCTTTTGATATAGCCAATGATAGGTATTTGGAAGAGTGTGAATCCACTTTAAATAAACAGATGAAACAAGTGCTTCTATTTTTCCATAACTATACTGAAGTATATCGATTTTTTCGCACTCCAACGACTGATCTAAAGATGTGATTATACTTGTCAGTGAATCAGCCACTTGATGATGACCTGATGGTATTTGTAAAAATGGTAAAAAAAGAATCCTTTTCATTCGTATTTCACCCTTTTTTAAGGATTATGTCTTTATCTTCAAACTTCCACTAGTATTTTATTCAACTCCCTTTTTTTCCCTTAAATATTCCTTGGAGATAAACCAAAACTAAGAAAAATTAAATAAAGGAGAACGATAATAAATGATGGTTAGAGTAAGGTTCTGCTTTCTATCTATATGGACAATCCTTGACCCCATCTATTATATGTTTACAAGGCTAAAGTATATTTATTGTGAGAATAATCATCGTACAATTTTCAGGATTAGACTTACTCGCTATAAAGGTATTCCATTAACTTTAGCTGATGGAACAATAATAAAAAAAAATGACCTTCTAATAAAGATTCATTTACACAATGTAAAACTTATGAACGAGATGTGTAAAATTAAAGGAGAAACTGTAAAAGGAAGGTTAATATATAACAAAGTTAAAGAAGGACTACCTGGATTAGCTGCATATGTTCAACAACATCCTCAGTTTGATGAAATTAAAGGTATAATAGGTATTACTATGTTAAATAAGGGTTGTAAACGTCTTGGGTTTGAAACTTTCTCAATTAAAAACAAATTATACTGTTTAGTAAAGCAAATCGTATTTATACCGATGTATCTACTTACATCTAATCAATATACAAGAAACACACTAAAGCGACCACCGAAATACTTATTTATGACAAAAGGTGATTTGCTATCAAAATACTTTATAAAATAATTTCTCCATTCATTACCAATGCTATTCCTCCTCCAATTTACTATAATTGTAAAAGGAGGAGGCGATACAATGTACACTTCATTATTATTATTAATCATATTCATGATTTCATATATTATATATATAGCAAATACAAACACTAAGAGAGTTTCTATTAATAAACTTCAGTTTAAATCAGACTCACACATAACTTCTCATACAGTACCTCTTAACATCCTACATCTCTCGGACTTGCATATAGAAAATCTATCAATTTCACCTAATGAATTATATAAATATCTAAAGGATGAAGAGATTGATTTAATTGCTATTACAGGTGATTTTCTTGATCGAAAGAAAAGTATTCCAAAGTTGATTCCTTATCTTGATGTGTTGAACAAACTTTCTGCGCCTTATGGAATGTATGCAGTTTTTGGTAATCACGATTATGTACTAAAAGGAAAAAACTTTGAAGCTTTAAAGCAAACTTTAGAGAATCATGGGTGTGTCACATTACAGAATGAAAACAAGTGGATTCCGATTGGCGATAAGATGTTAAATATTATCGGGATTGATGATTACAGTACAAAAAGGAGTGATGTCGAGAAATCGTACAAAGATTTAGGGAACGGCTTTAATCTTGTGTTAACGCATGATCCAAATATTGTCTTACACATGAAAAATGTTTCTTATGATTTATTACTTTCGGGTCATTTTCATGGAGGACAAATTCACTGGCCAAAGCCATATCATCTCGCGAAAATGGGTAAATTGGCAAGATTGAATATCATTAAAGGACTTCATTATGAAGATGGGAAGCCATACTATATCAGTGAAGGTCTAGGACAAACTGGTGTTAACATTCGTGTAGGCAGTAGCCCTGAAATTACATTTCACCAGATTCATTTAGAAGAGCAAGCTTCTATAATATCAAAGGTTATTTAACTAA
Encoded here:
- the ilvA gene encoding threonine ammonia-lyase IlvA, translating into MTQQVKQTSKNIQVEDIIRANQTVKDIVNHTPLQRNELLSERYQCNLLLKREDLQVVRSFKIRGAYNRIKNIPHNELVNGVVCASAGNHAQGVAYSCRALKIKGKIFMPSTTPRQKVSQVELFGREYVEIILVGDTFDDSYVEAVKCSQLEKRSFIHPFDDEDVIAGQGTVAVEILNDCEEPIDVVLASIGGGGLISGLSTYLKSISPKTKIVGVEPAGAPSMKNSILNGQLLTLDHIDKFVDGAAVKTVGEKTFEICKKGIDDIVVVPEGKVCTTILELYNENAIVAEPAGALPIAALDFYKDQIRGKTVVCIISGGNNDIGRMQEIKERSMIYEGLQYYFIVDFPQRAGALREFLDEVLGPTDDITRFEYTKKNNKDNGPALVGIELNNRKDYQKLIERMAKKGFPYTEINKDSNLFNLLI
- a CDS encoding DUF2535 family protein, which produces MLTKSLEFKDKNGQKVKIIDIPVLEKGSSYRFMLRIRLEAFMMKILEENEPKNVYSFKEYLKNVLKWHDYVQLYKTDMLLNNA
- a CDS encoding ATP-binding protein translates to MINNFRRMSFFKKTIIISTVSVLIVGILTAFISFKIQTDLTKQLLSDQAVSLANLWKTTMSVNDIERAKTANSDDNPAVKRLSYLLSKIDEKHSTFSQAYLFPAEIPENRVFEPIATPQILLDKGFGSTSSYKASHEFHHAFSKTISTNVSSYTDTYSDQFGTWITAFSPIFNQHGKMVAVLCVSIDSSFIYQFQINILVSLLLSCVVIFLITLILQTLSMKKVMSPLKELFIGFHEVSRGNFNIKLKPSNDTEIGDLSLKFNEMTKQLHILFEQLDATSEQLSHKLTNSKELQGFEKAIGDMDRIIQDRKIQLELQRAERMNAIGQLAASVAHEIRNPMTVVKGFLQIFHSKEIMSDEEKEYIQLMIAEMNRAETIINDYLSMAKPDIEDIETINCTEIVKTVTDLITSYAMLKSNISINLQIDGIYIVRGNRSELKQVLLNIMKNAIEAIKEEGLLSIKLTKENEMIKFIITDTGIGMTGDEITRLGTPFYSLKEKGTGIGLMVCYQIVERMKGSIEVISKKNRGTSFIVSLPDAE
- a CDS encoding MFS transporter — encoded protein: MTIVAIGSIPLILVLGNSMLIPVLPQMQKELGINQFQVSLVITVFSVAAAVSIPVLGYLSDRFSRKAIIVPALILYGIGGLLAGLATTWFANPYMWIMVGRVMQGIGAAGTAPIAMALTGDLYKGGQQSKVLGLVEASNGFGKVISPIIGSLLALLFWYAAFYAFPIFCLFSILLTIFFVKEKKQKKEPPSVGKYIKGLFTIFKNEGRWLFTAYLAGATCLFTLFGILFYLSDVLELQYKIDGVLKGAILAIPLLFMTTTSYITGSKIGKNMPLMKKLILIGTGLMTISFATLVFFESLVPFISILVISSIGTGLVLPCLNSLITGSVNAAKRGFVTSLYGSVRFLGVAIGPPIFGWLMNWSRTGMFLATASLTLVVGLLCLALIHVKKKKPNESTNDSLFNKLQLT
- a CDS encoding phosphosulfolactate synthase, coding for MEFLDLPKRTSKNRLYGITSIADFGTPVGQLQDILNDFHPFIDIAKIGIGCAYVTPNIEDKVQLYKNFNVTPYFGGTLFEKCYYQKKLKEFVAMLQSHEIEWIEVSNGTLDISLDERINLIKKLKGTFNVVGEVGSKDADKDLSIPEWTNEINLLLEAGCKYVITEGRDSGTAGIYDRNGKINSELIAEMSKDVDINKVIFEAPTPKNQMFFINAFGSNVNLGNVKLQDTLVLETQRRGLRSETFYLEDVQCKSPL
- a CDS encoding histidine phosphatase family protein → MQIAVIRHLPTKWNQRGVLQGSRDIPILPISKETEDVIKQNKKHLDLLGAPDFILTSSLIRTHETAKLYGYHSFQKEPLLDELNFGEFEGSPKSLLIQTHKRKWLEQPRDLILGEPLVEFEQRIFKFLESYKDFSNLIVFGHGSWIRALLSIKQSGSINHMNQVEVKNNDLNLLEF
- a CDS encoding phosphoadenylyl-sulfate reductase — its product is MNELLTYENWKQDDADDINHKIKDYFEMLKWAYSTYPKYDIVYACSFGAEGMVLIDLIYKVKKDAKIVFLDTGVHFKETYELIDKVKENYPLLDIQLKKPGLSLDEQRDRYGDELWKVNPNLCCQLRKIEPLKEVLGEAKAWISGLRRDQSHTRKHLEFINKDDKFGLVKICPLIHWSWDDVWTYIKLNNLPYNELHDKNYPSIGCEPCTQPSLSNDLRSGRWANHEKTECGLHLDK